The Cloeon dipterum chromosome X, ieCloDipt1.1, whole genome shotgun sequence genome includes a window with the following:
- the LOC135946898 gene encoding inactive serine/threonine-protein kinase 19-like, producing MSKRHHEPGAENSNEADEPLIKIPKSLSSCKTLEALISIGKDFPILRFSNKIPAVVMIHQVYDLVPSRTIVDREMNSLRSNGVICVFQLGIDLQSRAVILAEDMLKTANVCYPGNKTVAKYLGKIIPLGLIEIEKTRLESIVSKTEAKELMHFGYLVLKDAKTYSLSFPNAGNFIRAFTKGRKTVLALIKKGKYNQVLERELLGRPLEKTVVLGTKYQIHDVVGADLAQSFDTTSGRMLKISQNGVKVLKK from the exons ATGAGCAAAAGACATCATGAGCCAGGAGCAGAAAACAGCAACGAAGCCGACGAACCTCTGATAAAAATTCCCAAGTCATTGTCATCATGCAAAACTCTGGAGGCCCTGATTTCGATTGGGAAAGATTTTCCCATTTTACggttttcaaacaaaattcccGCCGTGGTGATGATCCATCAAGTGTACGACTTGGTTCCATCACGGACTATCGTTGACCGGGAAATg aattcgTTACGGAGCAATGGTGTGATCTGCGTTTTCCAACTGGGCATCGATTTGCAGTCCAGAGCTGTAATTTTGGCCGAGGACATGCTTAAAACTGCCAATGTTTGCTACCCTGGAAACAAAACCGTTGCGAAgtatttaggaaaaattatacCTTTGGGTCTGATTGAGATCGAGAAAACAAGACTGGAGTCGATTGTATCGAAAACCGAAGCCAA GGAGCTGATGCACTTTGGTTACCTGGTGTTGAAGGACGCCAAAACCTACAGCCTGTCCTTCCCAAACGCTGGAAACTTCATCAGAGCCTTCACGAAAGGACGCAAGACCGTCCTGGCACTGATCAAGAAGGGAAAATACAACCAAGTATTGGAAAGG gaATTGCTGGGGAGGCCTCTGGAGAAGACTGTCGTTCTCGGCACAAAATACCAAATCCATGACGTTGTTGGAGCGGATTTGGCGCAGAG TTTTGACACCACTTCTGGCAGAATGCTGAAGATCAGCCAAAATGGCGTCAAGGTACTTAAAAAGTGA